Genomic segment of Mycolicibacterium psychrotolerans:
TGGTCGCTGGCTTCGGACCTGGGCCGGTTCGGCGAATGGTTGACGATCTTCGGCGGCTGGAAGAGCCCGGTGCCCGACGAGATCGAAGTCGACACGCACGTGTCGTCGTTGATCAAGGTCAAGGGATTCCGCAACGTGATCCACTGGCGGGTGACCCGCTACGACGAACCCAAGGAGATCGAACTGCTGGGCAACGGGCGCGGCGGGGTGTGCATCGCGCTGACGCTGCAGGTCGAGCCCGACGGTCGCGCGCACGCGCAGGGCTCCTCGTTCCGGGTTGTCGCCGAACTGTCGGGTGGACTGCTGAGCACGCCGGTGGGCAACGTGGTGGCCCGGGTCATCAGGGGCGATGTCCGCCGCTCGGTGTGCAACCTCGCCGAACTCCACTGATCTGCGTTAACCCCACTCGTGGTTCATCGCGCGCGATTCGTAGCGCGCCTCGGCGGATTCCGCGGCCACGTCGCGGCGCGGCCGGGACAGCGCGATCAGCACCATCGCGAGGAGCGCCGTCACCGCACCGGCGAGGAAGATCGTGACGAAGCTGCTCTCCATCGGCACGCCGGCCGCGGTCGTGCGGCCCAGCAGCACGGCCACCACGGCCGCCGCGGTGGAGCTGCCGACGGTCCTGGCGATGGCGTTCATGCCGGTGGCCACCCCGGTCTCGCCGGCGTCACTGTCACCGACGACCAGCGCGGGCAGCGCGCCGTACCCCAGGCTGATGTAGGCGTTGGCCAGCACGCTGGCGGTGATCACCTGCCACGGCGCGGAATGGACGAAGGCCGCCAGCGTGAACCCGATTATCCCGGCGAGCGCGGCGACCACCAGGACGGGCCGGGCGCCGAACCGATCGATGAAGCGGCCACTGACGAGCGCGATGACGAAGCCGGTGAGGGCGCCGGGCAGCAGGTACACCACCGATGCCTGCAGCACCGTCGCGCCGAAGCCGTACCCGTCGGGGTCGGCGGGATCGCGCGGCATCTGCACGAATTGGGTCAGGCCGAGGAACGCGAAGTACAGGCCCATGCCGACGAACACCGTCGCGATGTTGGTGAGCAGCATCGAGCGGCGCGCCAGCATGGCGGTGGATACCAGCGGCT
This window contains:
- a CDS encoding type II toxin-antitoxin system Rv0910 family toxin, which codes for MAAVDVSVTSKLSPERAWSLASDLGRFGEWLTIFGGWKSPVPDEIEVDTHVSSLIKVKGFRNVIHWRVTRYDEPKEIELLGNGRGGVCIALTLQVEPDGRAHAQGSSFRVVAELSGGLLSTPVGNVVARVIRGDVRRSVCNLAELH